Proteins encoded by one window of Manis pentadactyla isolate mManPen7 chromosome X, mManPen7.hap1, whole genome shotgun sequence:
- the LOC118913357 gene encoding NOP protein chaperone 1-like: MEEPGDPQSNPSSSSSPWRCAGVSVSTELLTAGSGSQGGIWDRLLINSKPNSRKNSTLHTVRIERSPLLDQLQSFLPHMAQANEKLRREMAAAAPGCFNIENIDGALGKVIQMDVALFEMNRSNSKEEDSSEENSQDSSEDSSESEDKDDSTSSEVTIDNIKLPHSEEGKGKIEVLDSPASKKKE; this comes from the coding sequence ATGGAGGAGCCCGGGGATCCCCAGTCCAACCCAAGCTCCTCGTCCTCACCTTGGCGGTGCGCGGGGGTCTCGGTGTCCACGGAGCTGCTGACGGCGGGGAGCGGCAGCCAAGGAGGTATATGGGACAGGTTGCTCatcaactccaagcctaattccAGAAAGAATTCCACTCTCCATACAGTTCGGATAGAGAGAAGTCCCTTATTGGACCAACTACAGAGCTTTCTCCCACACATGGCTCAGGCAAATGAAAAGCTAAGAAGAGAAATGGCAGCTGCAGCACCTGGTTGTTTCAATATTGAAAATATTGATGGGGCTCTGGGAAAAGTGATCCAAATGGATGTGGCTTTGTTTGAGATGAATCGGTCCAATTCAAAAGAAGAGGATAGTTCAGAAGAGAATTCACAAGACAGTTCAGAGGACAGTTCGGAATCGGAGGATAAAGATGACAGCACCTCTTCTGAAGTCACCATCGATAACATTAAGCTTCCTCACTCAGAAGAGGGCAAAGGCAAGATAGAGGTTTTGGACAGTCCTGCCagtaaaaaaaaggaataa